Part of the Eubacterium sp. 1001713B170207_170306_E7 genome, TACAGGTATAGGCTGCGACGGGGCCCTTATCATAGCCATATTTTGTGACGACCACTCCTGACTCAATGCGTTTTCCCAACACCTTGTCTGCCGCCTGTGCCATCTGCCATGCCGCCTTGCCTGCTGCTACCAGCCGAACCCGGCCATTTCCAAAATCCTTGTTTTCAAGTGCCCTTTTGACCGCTTCGTCTGGCAAAACGGCGCTAATTGATTTTTTTATGATATAATCTGCGTCTTCTCTGATACTTGACATTTTCTTAACCTCTATTTTTATTTTGGACATTTCCGGATTGCCACGACTGTCTTACTGTTTTATAAAGCTAAAGGCCTCGCTTAAATGCGAAACATCTTTTTAGAGCGCTCAATAGCTGTCTGCGCTTCTTTGACACATGCTTCGGTATACGCGTAAAGCATATCGGCCGCTTCCTGCTCTTTACCTTCCTTTTTCAGCGCAACGGCTCGTGCTTCAACCGCATCGACTTCTGTCAGCCATCTGCTTTCCAGCTCATCAAACAGGCTTCTCACTATGGCATGGCGCTGTTCATAGGTTGCGCCCTCTGCGTCACCGTTAATTTCATCCAGCAGCGAACGCATATCCCACCAGAAGGAGCCTTCCTTATAGGTATCTTCGCGGTCAACATCTGACGGCGCGCACATGGTCTTTCCGAAGGTTCCCGCCTTCTGTAAGTACTCCGGCAAACCCTTGGCATCAATGAACAACGGAATATAGATACTGCAGCACGGAACCACTGGCGCCCACCACATAACTGGCAGCTTCTGATCATTGTCCGGTAAAACTGCTACCATCGAGGAGGCTGTATTCCCCCAGGTGAAACCAGGTGTTGAGTCGTGCATACAGATTGTGAGAAAATCCGGTGACGATGCGTTAAAATACGGCCCTTCTAAAAAGGTATCCTCATAATGGTCGCGCAGAATACGCTTCATTTCCATAACGCCAATTTTTTCGTCACGTCCTGCCGCCTGAGAAAGCAGCTGGCGCGCGCGCTGAACACGGATATGGGAAACCTGGCGCGGATTGTTCTGATTAATATATGCTTCTGCAAAATCAAAGGCATCTCTTTTTTCTTCTGGCCACCAGCCTTTTTCAATCGCATGATCGACAAGATCTTCACAGCCCCTTGTCATGTCGGTACGGATACTGACTTCGTTGGAGATGGCCGCGTAGCCTTTTTCCACTTTACGGACAGCCCAGCGCTTACCAGCGGTTTCAAGAATGTAGGCTTCCTTTTTATCGGCGATAATATAAGAATTGTTATATGAACCTGAAATGGTATCAGACATTGGCACGCCAGAGCCCCACTGTCCGTAGGTCTCAACCAGCTTTGTCATAACCTCAAGGGCTTCCTCTGCGGTTTTTCCCCGCTCAAGTCCCAGGCGGATGAGTTCCATACCCAGGATTCCCCGCTCGACCGGTTTTCCGGCCTCCTCTGATTCTGTGTTTTCCGTCAGATCCTTGGTGTAAACCGCTTCGTTGCCGATGGTCACGCCAAACGCGTTCATGCCCTCTTCATATCCCCAGCACCAGTAAGGTGATGAACCAAAGGTTCTGTACCTTTTTTTAGCCTGATCAATCGTTACATACGCAAGCTGCAGCTTCTCGCCGCCGCTAAAGGTTTTTTCCTCATGATAAGCCATCGGCTGGCAGTCAAAGGCCGGACGGTCGCTGTTTTTTGCCAGAATAACTGAATTTAAGGCCGAAATATCAGACAACGCTACAAAAGTATCACACATTTTAATTACCTCCTGAATGATAAAAACAAAATAACCAGTGTTCTTCTTATGGTTAAATGATACTGGAAAGGTTATCAAAAGTGAATGCAGTTTGGGCAAAGGATTATTTCAAAAAGACAGGCGCAGGAAAAATCTTGGAAATAATTCCATGTAAAATCTGTCTTTTTTCCAGAAACTGCTTTTATGTTGGATTATTTTTTTACGGTGTTCTTTTCTTTTTTTGTCAGACTCTCCCTGTAGCTACTCGGCGACCGGCCGGCTGTATTTTTAAAAATCCGGCTGAAATACTCCACATCCTCATACCCCAGCCCTTCAGCTATTTCATAGATTTTCAGGCTTTTATCCGCCAACAGTATTTCTGCCCGCCGCATTTTTAAAAAAGTCAGATACTGTGAAAAACTGAGATCCATCTCCTGTTTAAATAAACTCCCCAGATATTTCTGGTTGACGAAATAAGTGTTGGCCAGACCGGCCAGGCTGTGTCTTTCCTCCGGCTTTTCCAGCACAAGTATACACATCTCCTGGACCATCTTGTTATCAGATTGCAGCATGAAGGGTTTCAGCTGTTCAAAAATTCTGGCAATGCACCCTGAAAAAGTGATTACCTCCGTTTTACATGCGCTTTTTCGAAGGTCAATCTGAAACAGATCGTCCATCATCAAGTATTTTTCCAGATATGGCTTTTTAGCGCGGATGATTGCCTTCAGCTTTTTCAGCAGTTCGTTCATGCGGATAACGCTCGACTCCGGGCCCTCTGTTTCGACTTCCAGCTCAGCATCGACATGTCTTGCATAGACCATGGCGTCGTCCAGGTTTCCGCTCAACATGTAGTCTGCTAAAGCCTCGGTATGGTGCACGCTGACCCGTGCCGTTTCATTAGTGCTGCTGAGAAAGACGTATGCCCGTTCAAAGCAGTCCTCAACCTTGGCGTTATCGATGGGCTTTACAATATAGTCAAAAGCACCGTTTAAAATACCTTCGCGCGCGTATGAAAATTCAGCATATTCACTCAGCAGGATAACACAGTTGCAAAGATTTTCCTGTTTAATCTGCTTAAGCAGTGTAATTCCATCAACCAGCGGCATCCGAATATCTGTCAGCACCAGATCAATATCCTGTTCTCTGAGAAGCTCAAGGGCTTCCAGCCCATTGGAGGCCTCGTCGCTGATCCTGAATTTCGCACTACATTCCTCCCAATAAGGCATGCGTTTCAGCTTTCTTCTAAAAACTTCTCTGTCATTAACGACTAATATATTGTACATTCTCGCTTTCCCCTTCGCACCACCAAATTTATAAATCTAATTATACCATTTTTTATAAAGATTCAAAACCAGTGTTTTTATATGTATAGGCAGCGCTTATTTTATTTAAGCTGCTGCGTTCATATCCTCAGAATACTTAAGACGCGTTGAAAAGAATTGTAATCGTACGACAAACAATATATAATATAAATAATTCGATATCTGTTTGGCAAATTGGTAGATTATATTAGAAAAGGAGATTAAAAATGACACAGACAGGTAAACTATTGGAAATGGCCAAAAAGATGGCCGAAGCAGCCGAAAAAAAAGCTGTTGAAATTGATGTACCGATGGTTATTTCGGTATGTGATATTGGCGGCAATACTGTTTTGGTGCACCGCATGGAGGATTCTCTTCTTGCAAGTATCAGTATTGCACAAAACAAGGCCTACACAGCTGCATCATTGAAAATGCCGAGTTCAGTCGCAGGGGATGCTGCAAAAGAAGCCGGTGAACTTTTTGGCCTTGGTAACTGCTGTGAGGGAAGAATCGTCACGTTTGGCGGCGGTTTCCCCATTAAGGAAGGCGATCGGATTATTGGTGCCATCGGTGTCAGCGGAGGCAGTGTCGCAGAGGATGAAAGTGTTGCCCAGGCTGGACTCGACGCTCTGTAAGAATTCTGTGATTTAAAAGCAGGACCGGCCTGAAAAGACTGGTCCTGCTTTATTTTAATCCTCTAGCATATATTTTTCTTTATACTCATGTGTATGCTCGATCAGACAGATGCGAACGCCGTTCGGGTCCAGCACAAAGGTCTGTTTTCCTACTGTAGTAGGCATTATGGGGCCGGTTGTCTGATAACCATTTTCCTCCAAATGTCTGATTGTCTCATCAATATCATCGACATCTGTCCCGATCGAATACAGCCCTACCGGAAAGTTTGTATTCTCAATAAGCTCCACACTTGCGCCTTCGCTTTCCATGATAGTAATGCTGCCGCCACCGGCAAGATCTACATGGTATCCTTCTTTAAAACCCAATATATCTTTGTAAAATTTCACAGATTCATCCAGGCTTTTAACAATCATTGTTGAATACTGTACTCTAACCGCCATTTTCTTCATCCCTGCCCTTTCCGATTCCCTGTTCTTATTCGCAAAGCACTATAATTTCTTTATCAATATAATATTGGCGATGTGTCTTAATATAACGACACCCTCTTCTGTTCTCACAGTGCTAAAGCTTTCCATAAAGTTGTTTCAATGCTGATCTGGTTAAACGATGTTCTTTTAATTATAGCGTTTATCTTCAGTTAACACAACTCCCCCAATAAAAAAGCCTTTCCTCCATGAAGCACAAATCGCTTTCATTCAGAATGGCTTTATAAAAATTAATCCATGATTTCCATTGGTTTTCCGCAGCAGAAAGGAATCAGCTCTCCTTCTTTTACTGTCTGGATTTTATTACAGGTTAAGCAATAAACCTTACAGTCGAACGGCGCCCGAAGTTCCGGTGCTGCCTTTGCTTCTGCATCCGTTAATCCACCAATATGAAAGCGAGCCACATTATTTTCCGTCGGGATATAGACGCCAATTGGCGATAATTTTTTGTTATCCCCCACACAGTTTCCCATCTTAATCCATAAGGCTTCTAATTCAGCAGTTTCAATCGGGTTTTCCGGAATAAATTCAACGATCGCTTTGTCCATATTAATCTTCATAAAATTGTTCCTCCTTCGCTTTTCAACGCACATTTTAACGATATCATTATAGCACCGATTGTAAATCTTGTCTATTATTAAATAGGATATATTTTTAACTAATAACAATTCCAAAAAAAGTTTTTTGATTGTCTTCTGTAATCTTTTAGAATAAGGGTGGAAAGCGAAACGTATTTTTTGCTTGACGGCTTGCATCCTGTGAATTATAGTTGATAGAGCAGAATGCTTGTTAATGAGGAGAAAATACTATGACAGTTGCACTTGAACTAAAAAATTTAAAGAAAACATATGAATCGGGGGTCGTGGCCTTACGCGGCATTGACTTAGTGGTGGAACAGGGAGATTTTTATGCCCTCCTTGGCCCAAACGGCGCAGGAAAATCCACCACCATTGGAATCATTACTTCACTGGTCAATAAAACGGCTGGAACTGTAAAGGTGTTCGGTTATGACCTGGATACAGATATTGTGCAGGCAAAGCAGCAGATCGGCCTGGTTCCCCAGGAGTTCAACTTCAACCCATTTGAAACAGTGGAACAGATCGTTGTCAATCAGGCTGGTTATTACGGCGTCCCGCACAAGGAAGCGCTGAAGCGCAGTGAGAAATATCTGAAGCAGTCCGGCCTGTTAGAAAAACGACATGAACGGGCACGAATGCTTTCCGGCGGGATGAAGCGGCGTTTGATGATTGCGCGAGCGTTGATGCACGAACCGCGTCTGCTTATTTTAGACGAACCCACCGCTGGCGTAGACATTGAACTGAGACGGGAAATGTGGGATTTTTTGAGGGACTTGAATGAAAAAGGAACGACCATCATCCTGACAACTCATTATCTTGAAGAAGCAGAAATGCTCTGCCGCCATATCGGGATCATCCAGTCAGGTGAACTAATTGAAAACACGAGCATGAAGACGCTTTTGTCAAAGTTACAGTTCGAGACTTTTATTTTTGATTTAGAGCCTTCTGAAAACAGACCGGTCATCAGCGGATATAAAAATTATCTTGAGGATGACAGGACCCTTGTCGTTGAAATCCGGCGTGACCAGGGTATCAATAATATTTTTGATCAACTCACAAACCAGGGCATAAAAGTTGTTTCTATGCGAAACAAATCCAACCGGTTAGAGGAACTGTTTTTAAAAATTACCGATGTAAAACATCAATCGGAGGAAAAAAATGTTTAAGCTTTATTTTACTGCACTAAAACGTCTGTCCGCAAAAGAAACCAACCGCTATCTGCGCATCTGGGTACAAACCCTGGTGCCGCCAGTCATCACCACCTCACTGTATTTCGTCATTTTTGGAAACCTGATCGGTGGGCGAATCGGAGAAATGGGTGGCTTTTCCTATATGGAATTCATCGTGCCCGGGCTCATTATGATGTCTGTCATCACGAGCTCCTACACTAACGTTGCGTCCTCCTTCTTCTCTCAAAAATTTCAGAAAAATATTGAGGAGCTGTTAGTGGCACCGGTACCGACTCAGGTCATTATCCTGGGCTTTGTCACTGGTGGACTGGGGCGCAGCATCATGGTCGGTGCCCTTGTCACTGGGATTTCATTATTTTTTGTCCCCCTTCATGTCTTTTCCTGGTCCATCATTATCATTACCTTGCTTATGACCGCCGTATTGTTTTCTTTAGCCGGTCTGCTGAACGGGATCTTCGCAAAATCCTTTGATGATGTCTCCATTGTGCCAACCTTTGTACTACAGCCCTTAACCTATCTGGGCGGGGTATTCTATTCCATTTCAATGCTGCCGCCGATCTGGCAGGCCGTTTCAAAGGTGAATCCCATTGTGTATATGGTCTCGGGTTTCCGTTTTGGATTTCTCGGCGTAACAGATGTCCCAATTGTATGGTCTCTGATAATCCTTATCCTGTTCATCATTGCGCTCTACACCATTTGCTGGTATTTGATTGAAAAAGGGTTCGGCTTAAGAAGCTGACCCGAAAGACAACTCAAAAAAACGCCTGGAACCTTCTGTTTAGACAGGCTTCAGGCGTTTCAATTTGCTGTTGGCGGAGAAGGTGGGATTCGAACCCACGTGCCCCGGAAGGCAACCGCATTTCGAGTGCGGCTCGTTATGACCACTTCGATACTTCTCCAGACAAAATTTATCTTATAATATCCTAATCTACTTTACTCAAGATGTCAATTCTTTTTTCCTGAAAAAATCACGGATCATTCTAAAGATATTTTTTAAGAATACCCTGTATAATATTAAAAAGTTATTTTATTTCAGAAATATATAAATTCTGAAAAAGTGAACGGATCATTAATGATGAAAGAAGGTTTTGACAATGCTCTACGAATTTAAACTTAAAACTGACCGTGAAAACATGCATGATATTACGCCTCAGGTTTGGGAGGCTGTTCAAAAAAGCGGTATTAAAGACGGTACTGTAACGGTCTTTGCACCACACACAACAGCGGCCATCACCATCAATGAAAACGCTGACCCGGATGTGGTTCACGATATCCTCGCCGGCCTGCGCCATACCTATCCCGATCTTCCTGAATACCGGCACGCGGAGGGCAACAGCACCGCACACTTAAAATCGAGCACCCTCGGTGTGAGTGAGACGGTTATGCTGGTGGGTGGTAATTTACTGCTGGGCACCTGGCAGGATCTTTACTTCTGTGAGTTCGACGGCCCCAGAAACCGTCACTTTTATGTGCGTATTACAGAAGAAAAATAATGAAAAAAACGCTGTACAGCCTGTTCTCTACAGCGTTCTTTTTTTATGTTTCATTTTCTCTGATAATGAATGCTATTCCGCCTGTTGACCGGAAAGCACCGGCAGTGTTACTCTGACCAAAAAGCATTTGTCTTTTTCGCTTTCAAAAGCTATTCTGCCCGACATAGCGCTCACGACCTTCTTGACAATAAAAAGGCCAAGTCCATGACTCTGTATGCGGCCTTCTTCCTCGTTCTGAATATAGTGTGTGGCATTCCGAATTTGCTCGAGCTTTTCTGTGTCCACTCCTGCACCGTTATCTGAAACTATTATTTCCAGCTCACCCATTTTTCTTTGCAGCTTCACCAGAATGTCACAGCCCTCTGGATTATGGCGGATACTGTTTTGAATCAGATTGACCAGAGCTCGTTCAAGCAGTCTGGCGTCTCCCTTTACAAGACATCCGCGGCAGTTATCATTGTAGCTGAAGTCGATGGTATACTGCTCTGGAAGCCCGTTGTTTAATGTGTCGCTGATGACCTGTCGCAGGCTTTCCAGTACGTCGACAGGTTCCAGGTCCACAGGCTGCATTTCATATTCCAGTTTAGACGCCAGATTTAAATCATTGACCAGTGATCGTATCCGCAGCGTCTGATGGCTGATAATCTCCCCTGCCTGCCGGGTTTCGGTATCTCTGTCTGTTTTAAGACCCTCGGCATAGCCAAGGATAATGGACAAAGGCGTTCGGATATCGTGCGACACCCCGGCAATCCAGTTAGCACGGGCGCTGTCCTTTTTCTTGAGTGCTTCGCTCTTTTCGGACAAAATAGACGAGGTCTGGTTAATGCTTGCGAATACTTCTGAAAAAGCGCCTTTTTCTTTTAGCCAGACAGGCTGATCTCTGGAAAGTGCTTCTAACCCTGCTACCACATTCTTGACAGGGCGCATCATCCGTGTTCCACTGATGATATAGATCACCATCACCGCCAGCAGATTGAGCGCCAGCATAATGGGCAGGGCCTGCGTAATGGTCTTCTGAAGCACAGCTATACTGTAATATTTATCCCCAAGTCGCAGATAGCTGTTTTTCGGGAAACCCAAAACCAGCAGACCATTGGAATGCTCCCAGGTAAATGCCGGATAATCTTTCAGATAATAGCGGGAAAAACCGGCGATATCTGTTGGGGTGAAATGGCTCGGTATCTCTGGCGGAACATAATCACCCCAGACGACATCACTGGTTGTATTGTCAATGAGTATTGCCCACGCACCACTGTCTGTAAGCAATGTTTTTCCTTCCTCTGAAAGTTCCAGCATTCCACTTTCACTTTTTACCAGCCCTTCGGATACTTTTTCGATGATTGTGCCTGGCGATTCCTTCAAGTCTCCTGTCGCCGGGTTGACAGCAATGGCGTAGCCCAAGTACAGATTAAGGACAAAGAGGACGACAATGGAAAGTATGATCAAAACCACACAGCGTCTGAAAAAAAATCGGATATGCTTAAACATGCTATTGCTCCTCTATTTATTCACTAGCAGCTTATAGCCCAGCCCCTTGACCGTCACAAGGGATTTGGGATGGCTGGGGTCTGTCTCTATTTTTTCCCGGATACGCCCGATATGCGCCATGAGCGGCTTTTCATAGCCATAACTGTCACCCTCCCACACGTAATCGCAGAGGGCGCCGATGGTCACGATTTTCCCTGCATTTTCATAAAGCTTTTGAAGGATAGCATGCTCCTTGGCAGTAAGGGGCAATTTCTCCCCTCCCCTGATAATTTCAGCGCGGTCCAGATCGACTGTGGCGTCAGCCAGCGTAAAGGTTGGCGCTTCATTTTTATAAACGCGTTTTAGAATAGCCGTGATCCTGAATACAAGCTCCTGGGGTAAAAAGGGCTTGATGATATAATCATCTGCTCCCAGGCCAAAGCCCGTGAACCGGTCC contains:
- a CDS encoding secondary thiamine-phosphate synthase enzyme YjbQ, whose protein sequence is MLYEFKLKTDRENMHDITPQVWEAVQKSGIKDGTVTVFAPHTTAAITINENADPDVVHDILAGLRHTYPDLPEYRHAEGNSTAHLKSSTLGVSETVMLVGGNLLLGTWQDLYFCEFDGPRNRHFYVRITEEK
- a CDS encoding HAMP domain-containing sensor histidine kinase, with amino-acid sequence MFKHIRFFFRRCVVLIILSIVVLFVLNLYLGYAIAVNPATGDLKESPGTIIEKVSEGLVKSESGMLELSEEGKTLLTDSGAWAILIDNTTSDVVWGDYVPPEIPSHFTPTDIAGFSRYYLKDYPAFTWEHSNGLLVLGFPKNSYLRLGDKYYSIAVLQKTITQALPIMLALNLLAVMVIYIISGTRMMRPVKNVVAGLEALSRDQPVWLKEKGAFSEVFASINQTSSILSEKSEALKKKDSARANWIAGVSHDIRTPLSIILGYAEGLKTDRDTETRQAGEIISHQTLRIRSLVNDLNLASKLEYEMQPVDLEPVDVLESLRQVISDTLNNGLPEQYTIDFSYNDNCRGCLVKGDARLLERALVNLIQNSIRHNPEGCDILVKLQRKMGELEIIVSDNGAGVDTEKLEQIRNATHYIQNEEEGRIQSHGLGLFIVKKVVSAMSGRIAFESEKDKCFLVRVTLPVLSGQQAE
- a CDS encoding heme-binding protein: MTQTGKLLEMAKKMAEAAEKKAVEIDVPMVISVCDIGGNTVLVHRMEDSLLASISIAQNKAYTAASLKMPSSVAGDAAKEAGELFGLGNCCEGRIVTFGGGFPIKEGDRIIGAIGVSGGSVAEDESVAQAGLDAL
- a CDS encoding C69 family dipeptidase: MCDTFVALSDISALNSVILAKNSDRPAFDCQPMAYHEEKTFSGGEKLQLAYVTIDQAKKRYRTFGSSPYWCWGYEEGMNAFGVTIGNEAVYTKDLTENTESEEAGKPVERGILGMELIRLGLERGKTAEEALEVMTKLVETYGQWGSGVPMSDTISGSYNNSYIIADKKEAYILETAGKRWAVRKVEKGYAAISNEVSIRTDMTRGCEDLVDHAIEKGWWPEEKRDAFDFAEAYINQNNPRQVSHIRVQRARQLLSQAAGRDEKIGVMEMKRILRDHYEDTFLEGPYFNASSPDFLTICMHDSTPGFTWGNTASSMVAVLPDNDQKLPVMWWAPVVPCCSIYIPLFIDAKGLPEYLQKAGTFGKTMCAPSDVDREDTYKEGSFWWDMRSLLDEINGDAEGATYEQRHAIVRSLFDELESRWLTEVDAVEARAVALKKEGKEQEAADMLYAYTEACVKEAQTAIERSKKMFRI
- a CDS encoding response regulator transcription factor, with protein sequence MDYIKDKGILLVDDEPEFLKLVLKILNNEGFVKVYTASSVAEGMTVFLEEAPDMAVLDVMLPDGEGFELLKFIRASSDIPVLFLSARGNAEDRFTGFGLGADDYIIKPFLPQELVFRITAILKRVYKNEAPTFTLADATVDLDRAEIIRGGEKLPLTAKEHAILQKLYENAGKIVTIGALCDYVWEGDSYGYEKPLMAHIGRIREKIETDPSHPKSLVTVKGLGYKLLVNK
- a CDS encoding ABC transporter ATP-binding protein; translated protein: MTVALELKNLKKTYESGVVALRGIDLVVEQGDFYALLGPNGAGKSTTIGIITSLVNKTAGTVKVFGYDLDTDIVQAKQQIGLVPQEFNFNPFETVEQIVVNQAGYYGVPHKEALKRSEKYLKQSGLLEKRHERARMLSGGMKRRLMIARALMHEPRLLILDEPTAGVDIELRREMWDFLRDLNEKGTTIILTTHYLEEAEMLCRHIGIIQSGELIENTSMKTLLSKLQFETFIFDLEPSENRPVISGYKNYLEDDRTLVVEIRRDQGINNIFDQLTNQGIKVVSMRNKSNRLEELFLKITDVKHQSEEKNV
- a CDS encoding ABC transporter permease, encoding MFKLYFTALKRLSAKETNRYLRIWVQTLVPPVITTSLYFVIFGNLIGGRIGEMGGFSYMEFIVPGLIMMSVITSSYTNVASSFFSQKFQKNIEELLVAPVPTQVIILGFVTGGLGRSIMVGALVTGISLFFVPLHVFSWSIIIITLLMTAVLFSLAGLLNGIFAKSFDDVSIVPTFVLQPLTYLGGVFYSISMLPPIWQAVSKVNPIVYMVSGFRFGFLGVTDVPIVWSLIILILFIIALYTICWYLIEKGFGLRS
- a CDS encoding VOC family protein, producing the protein MKKMAVRVQYSTMIVKSLDESVKFYKDILGFKEGYHVDLAGGGSITIMESEGASVELIENTNFPVGLYSIGTDVDDIDETIRHLEENGYQTTGPIMPTTVGKQTFVLDPNGVRICLIEHTHEYKEKYMLED
- a CDS encoding response regulator, with translation MYNILVVNDREVFRRKLKRMPYWEECSAKFRISDEASNGLEALELLREQDIDLVLTDIRMPLVDGITLLKQIKQENLCNCVILLSEYAEFSYAREGILNGAFDYIVKPIDNAKVEDCFERAYVFLSSTNETARVSVHHTEALADYMLSGNLDDAMVYARHVDAELEVETEGPESSVIRMNELLKKLKAIIRAKKPYLEKYLMMDDLFQIDLRKSACKTEVITFSGCIARIFEQLKPFMLQSDNKMVQEMCILVLEKPEERHSLAGLANTYFVNQKYLGSLFKQEMDLSFSQYLTFLKMRRAEILLADKSLKIYEIAEGLGYEDVEYFSRIFKNTAGRSPSSYRESLTKKEKNTVKK